ACTAAAAATATACAAGGTTTCTTTTTAGAAACTAATAAATGAAGAACGATATCCATAGATGTCAGAGGCGACACCATATTCGGCACCTGAGGCATACCTCATAGATTAACTTAAATCATAGCCTACTAGTAGTTCTAGTAGTAGATGTGGCTCCGGCCTGCGGCCCTCGTGTTTCGCCTCGGACGTAGttcgggcctgcggccctcaCGGCTCGCCTCAAATGTGGCTCGGGCCTGCCATAAAGTAAATCAAGTATCGGTGTGTTCTGTGGGGCCTGCGGCCCTCGCGGTTCGCCTTAGACGTGACTCGAGCCTGAGGCCCTCTAGGTTTGCCTCGGACTTGGCTTGCGCCTGCAGCCCTCTTGGTTCTCCTAGAACAAACTTGGGGCCGCAGAACTCGcgaaaaaaaatagattttttttccatcTACATATGTCACCGAGACCCTGGTCGATATATCGTCATAAGGATATCTTATATCTTGCGTCGAGTGTGACAATTCCTCTACTGAATTACTGGATTATTGTTTATGACTACGCCATCGAATAAAAGGTCGTTGCgtttaaataattttattcgcATAATTTTAGAATAGTTTCCGAGGAAAGTTTTTTCTGATAGATATGAATAACCGTATAATTTCTCAATCCGTACAAAAACAATCTAGGAAACCTGATGAGTCGTTCTTATTGGGACAAATCCTTCTGTTGATTATCGGCAATTTCATTCCTTTTTTCGATCCATTCTCTTCCTTCTTCGTCGACGAAATTTTGGCTCTATCTGCCAACAAACTGTGCTTCTTCTTGTATTgctgaaaaattttccaaagttcttagcaaagattatagagtagaaagataggaaacgaagtgactaaagtgatgtgagcgccatctgtgtttcaaatgtgtttttaaggccctaagactggttaaaatattaattcgagggacatatgaaattttttgagatgtcagatggccattttgatcaaagaggtttatgaatgttttgattctcgtatcgcctttcgtttatcaagctcgttctagttgctgattattgaaattttgtctgaaaatatccttcgaaaattattgtatggtgaaaaactgtgaatcaaataaaactaattttattaaagaaaatgggaatgtaagtattaaaactggtaacatgtgactcggtcattcattgatttttattttcagtgctacgaagtggataaaattttcagggcgtaaaggcctgcaaacattactgactacaccatgtgcaatgaaaattttactgcaagtcgattgagaactgttcatccacgtaaattgttgtatacaGGAAGCATACCTTGCATGAAGgacccatttaggggaaattatgacttttatacgtccattcaaagattctcaattgccttcaatatattaagaaatgcaaaagatttatggatttcgatttgtgAATCGGTTGACTGTCAAATTGtggtttggaaagtcaaagttttatgaaaccttctgtgagtgttttgttcattcattaatcagtttgtatattgtgtcataaagagaacataccatgaagaaatcataaaaaaagcatgaagaaattatactgactaGCTTGAATACCGGACTTGTATACCtatgtaaggttttttttcaattgtgcttctgaaaatttcgtaaataatatgtaagtagcggaaatgtgtatcctatgacggcaaattgaatattggcttaaataaatttctgatataaattgtacaaattcaactaagtttattaattcgaaacgttttcacagaaaaaacacctttgacgtaactATAGCAGTTAACCATACCCTTGTGTCCGAGTCAAAGCTCTTTTCGTtgttcataatttcaaatttttgtacattttttatagattgcaaataaaaatttatcacatccaacagcgtatttcattgatagcaattgattccaaacaatgttcagatgaaaactaacatcctggtcacaaaacaaaaccatccttttcaAATCTATTATCCATCCTGTTCATTGGAGTTTGATAGATAATGAAAAAGACGAAGttttcgtgtctgctccaaattctttattaaaaattgctacatatgtttcggcccttacaaaattagggccatcttcaggcatctgcagacgaatacaaagatgtatgaaaacagtaataaaataaaagacaGCAACAGAAAAGTACACGGAAAGAGAAAACAACAGTACAAAGACAAAACAGtaaatcaataaatattgagAGTCGAATTGTAAAAAGAAATTTAAGGAAAATAACTTACATGTTTAAAATTATAACCGAAGTTATCTGTCAAGAAAAGATGAAAGTAAACATGTCAAATTATCAGGGATCGACGAAGGCAAACAGAAAGAGCAGAAAGAAGCGCAGAAaccacaggaaaaaaaaatgactGAGTTTCTGTTGAGTGGCGAATATCGGGTTgtgtgaaatatcaaaattgggAGAAAAGGGGGAAGAATGGAATCGGAGTCATCGCGATGGGAGAAAGCCGAGCAAATGCGGACAAATAAGCAGTTCAGGGAACTCTTGCTGGGTGTTCAGAAGTTTAGTTGGGGTGTTGTGTTTTGCCTTTGTGATATGTATCTTCTCCAATGAGTCACATAAACTTCTGTTTTGAGGTAGAGACAGGATGCAGGGCTCCAACGAAGGAACGTGGCCGGAGTTCGAGAGGATGTGCTCCGCGAAAGTGGACTTGTTGGGGTTGTTGGTCCTAATGGCTCTGAAGTGTTCATCGATCCTTGTTTTGATGCTTCTGAAGGATCGGCCTATGTAGAAACTACCACAAGAACATTCTAGCCGATAGACTCCCATTCTCTCGACCGGGTCGACCTTATCCTTACCTCTGGAGAGGATTGCTTTAAGGGAGTTTTCAACTTTGAAGGATATCTGAATGTTAAACTGTTTTAGGTATTTTTGGATTCTCTCAGAAACCCCAGGAACATAAGGGATGCTCTTGAAAATTATGTTTTCGTCTGATATAGGGGTTAAGTGGGTGTTATGTCTAATCATGATCTTATGGGAAATCTTGCGAAAAGTGTTCTGGACCAAGTTCATAGGGAAGCCATTGTTGTGTGCTATTTGTAGTATAATATTGTATTCCGTTTCGTAATCTTCAGCGGACAATGGAGTTGTCAACAGTCTATAGAAGAAGTTGTTTTGTCGTCTCAACAagatcaatattgaaattcaatacaaggaatagaattcgaatttcgagcccctcaattataaaacagaaaactgttattgaacagtttttctgtattgataatacgttttcagcgccatctcattgtcaaatgtgttttcacggGCCAAAATGTAGTCTGTTTTTAGCACTAGCGGTATGAGgccgtttcctatcttcctactctataatctttggttcttAGATATTTCATCCATATCCAACCAAATTTTCCGGACTTGTAGTTGACCGAAATCCGTTGAATTGTAATATTTTTCCTGTTCAACGCTTGAATATCTAAACCCAATCTTTTAATTAATatctgaaaatggcattttcaattaaatttttcactgtcccaacctaaattaacctaacctaacctcaaaactATTCCTTTAAATTGTCATTCAATTGACGAATTCCTCCCattttccgaataaaaattcaGTGAGTTCTCTTGAGGCTTGACGCGTTAAAATCGTTGACAATACATATAACGTGGGCGCTAAAATAAACAGGAGCCTTTTGTTTTACTTACCGTGATTGCCAGTTGTATGGGATAGGTAGGTTTTCCCTCCGACTTCTGCTTGGCCAACATCTCCTCACCGTACTCCAAAAACTTCCTATCTTCTTCAGGAAAATCATTCCATATGAATGCATCTTCTTCCGCTTTTTTTTCAGCACGAATTTCTTCATTCTTTTTCTGAAGGCATGTTGAAGCATGTTTTATTCAAAGTAGATTTAACGAGGATCGAAGGAACTTAAAGCAAGATTTGGATTTGGCAATTGTGTTTGTGCGGAATAGTGCAGATCTACGaggatatgcttaatactctttGGCAAAAACGTCGATCGTGAAAAATAAATTGTAAGTACATAAAAAGGCACTTCAAAGCGAACTTACGACCTGTTCATCTAGTAATCCCCTGTAATTATTCcttttcttcaatttattttcttctCTTCGCTCTTCTTCCTCTTTACATATTTCAATCAGCTTAATTCTGTTCAGCATTTGCCATTTACGCTTCTCTTTCTCTTCGTCTTTCTTCCTCTTTTCCTCTTGAAGAGCGTTCTCATAATTTTCTTTCCTCTCTTTCAGAAGTCTTTCGTCGTATTCTTCACGCATTCGTCTTTTCAGAGCATCGCTAAAAGAAGAaccagaaagaaaaaataacaacagaTTGAGATAATTCACACGCTTCCTCCTTTTCAGCAACAGCATTGGCTATCCTTTGGCCTTCAGTGTCCAAAATCTGATTTTGAATCTCTTCGAGCTTCTTGAAAGCCTCCTCTTGGAAGTCTAGCCTCTTCTGGATATCCTGTGAAGAACTTACATTTTTGAAGACTGCATATGACTTACCATCTTCTTGCTTTCCTAAGTAAGCACTTACTTTCTTTTTCATAACTTCCCTAGCACAGTTGATCCTTGTTCTAGTGTCTCTGTAAATCTCACAAACTCTTTCTAATTCAGCATTTTGTTTCTCCTCAAGTTGCCGTTTCTTTATGGCTTCTTCCCTGCTGTCCTTCAGAATTTTCATTGAGCAACGTTTAGCTTTGAGAAACTGAAGATAATTAAACTTCAGCTAGAATTATACGTAAGTAATCATGGAGCCTTACGTCTTCTTCTGCGTTTTTCCTGATGATTTCCATTTCCTTTTTTTGCCTAGCTATGTCTGATATTTCTATTTCCAGATTTAATTTCTGTTCTTCTTCTCTGTTTTTCTGCTTTCCTGAAATTCTTGTAAGATTTGTTTATTTTCCACTGAGTATCTTTTAGCCTTCAATGTACCTattcttttttgaaaaaaacttactggtttttcaggaattttagaTGATTCTCTGCGGCAGTTCTCCTCTTACATTCTTTAATTAGTTCATTATCTTTGAATTCTTTATCTTCTCTGATTATTTGTTGCTCGAACTCCTTCCAGTCTTTATCTGCTTTTTCCTTTTCTCTAGTCTTATGTTCTATATTTTTCTCGTTGAAGTACAAACATTCGGAGAACAGCACGCCAGAATTTATATCACGCTGGGAGCCTCtcataacaaatattttctttttcacTTCTTCGTTGAAGATTTTTCTTTGTTCAGCTTGCCATTTCAAGACCTTGAAGTATTGTTCGACCCTGTCATCAGCTTTCTGTGCCAATCTTTGTTGTCGTTCCTCTTCTTTTTTCTTCCTCAAATTCTTGgagatgaaaattgaaaatgaaggaACAATAAGTATTGATATTTATAGAAATATGTACCAAATATTCGATCGTACAAACTAACATCTGACGCCCTTTGTGTTGTACTACCACTTAACTATTATCTCTGTGACACGAAAGTGTAAGTACCAACAAACAATGAAGATCAGGATTGTTTAAGACAATCTTGCATTTTTTGTATACTATTTATATCCAGTATGTTACTCAGAATTTTGATATTTGGTAGTAAAAAGCAAGTTTAAtagcataagaaaaaaaataagtggcatgaaatattaaatttcgttttataTCGTGCCTGAAAGGGTAGGCAGAGAATAAAATGGATTGATTATCTGGTACAATCTCATTGCACCTACTGATTGATTCTATTTTATTATGACCTACTTCTACAGAATTTTCCCATTGTGATGTCATAGCTCTGCCCTCATCTCTCAGGTATTTCCTGTGGGCTGCTTCCCTCTCCAAATCTTCCCTTATTCTCTCCTTTCTGTAGAGATGCCCAGTTATTCTGTCGAACACTTTTTTACTGGCATGGAGGGCCAGTTTGTGC
This genomic stretch from Coccinella septempunctata chromosome 7, icCocSept1.1, whole genome shotgun sequence harbors:
- the LOC123317052 gene encoding trichohyalin-like yields the protein METRYYSEKGRSGGEHKLALHASKKVFDRITGHLYRKERIREDLEREAAHRKYLRDEGRAMTSQWENSVENLRKKKEEERQQRLAQKADDRVEQYFKVLKWQAEQRKIFNEEVKKKIFVMRGSQRDINSGVLFSECLYFNEKNIEHKTREKEKADKDWKEFEQQIIREDKEFKDNELIKECKRRTAAENHLKFLKNQISGKQKNREEEQKLNLEIEISDIARQKKEMEIIRKNAEEDFLKAKRCSMKILKDSREEAIKKRQLEEKQNAELERVCEIYRDTRTRINCAREVMKKKDIQKRLDFQEEAFKKLEEIQNQILDTEGQRIANAVAEKEEADALKRRMREEYDERLLKERKENYENALQEEKRKKDEEKEKRKWQMLNRIKLIEICKEEEERREENKLKKRNNYRGLLDEQVKKNEEIRAEKKAEEDAFIWNDFPEEDRKFLEYGEEMLAKQKSEGKPTYPIQLAITQYKKKHSLLADRAKISSTKKEENGSKKGMKLPIINRRICPNKNDSSGFLDCFCTD